The Wigglesworthia glossinidia endosymbiont of Glossina morsitans morsitans (Yale colony) genome has a window encoding:
- a CDS encoding flagella synthesis protein FlgN has product MKNNTINLCSFEELHKTLNHIFYNLKKFKFILNLEANFLSTTPVNYLKIQFIIEKKQKIVNKLNELDKKRISLEKTLNIRSNDLKHPKSQNLWKKIQSITHEVYERNEKNNQKISTQMNFVNTLQKKFTQVIPEATFYRSDGNSYKLLTKNFQSKA; this is encoded by the coding sequence ATGAAAAATAATACAATTAATTTATGTTCTTTTGAAGAACTGCATAAAACTTTAAATCACATCTTTTACAATTTAAAAAAATTCAAGTTTATATTAAATTTAGAAGCAAATTTTTTGTCTACTACACCTGTAAATTATTTAAAAATTCAATTTATTATCGAAAAAAAACAAAAGATAGTTAATAAATTAAATGAATTAGACAAAAAACGAATTTCTCTAGAAAAAACTTTGAATATTCGATCTAATGATTTAAAACATCCTAAATCCCAAAATTTATGGAAAAAAATACAAAGCATCACGCATGAAGTTTATGAAAGAAATGAAAAAAATAATCAAAAAATTAGTACTCAAATGAATTTTGTGAACACGTTACAAAAAAAATTTACACAAGTTATTCCAGAAGCAACATTTTACCGTTCCGACGGAAATTCGTATAAATTACTTACAAAAAATTTTCAGAGTAAAGCTTAA
- the flgA gene encoding flagellar basal body P-ring formation chaperone FlgA, whose protein sequence is MKKNLKNFLVFILFTLFFEFKILAKNSDFLIPEIEKLLYERNNSKLVEYKIFILSPKFIEDNCIKPKLYMTNYININNISIVNIQCTNKKYIFKINIKSYSKYYKSSVLIKPKTTIKKTHIHQTYGEITNLPNDLVLSNYPIIGTISTRLIGVGQPVTFSMIRDPWNVHQGDKIFIELIGNGFRIRYYGIAMKNAVIGDILKVKLPSGKFIQGILNSDNMLVFNIK, encoded by the coding sequence ATGAAAAAAAATTTAAAAAATTTTTTAGTTTTTATTTTATTTACACTTTTTTTTGAATTTAAGATATTGGCAAAAAATTCAGACTTTTTAATTCCAGAAATAGAAAAATTATTATATGAACGAAATAATAGCAAATTAGTGGAATATAAAATTTTTATTCTTTCTCCTAAATTTATTGAAGATAATTGCATAAAACCAAAACTTTATATGACTAATTATATAAATATCAATAATATTTCAATTGTCAATATACAATGTACAAATAAAAAATATATTTTCAAAATTAATATAAAAAGTTATTCAAAATATTATAAATCATCTGTTCTTATCAAACCTAAAACAACTATTAAAAAAACTCATATTCATCAAACATATGGTGAAATTACTAATTTACCTAATGATCTTGTTTTATCTAATTATCCTATAATAGGAACAATTTCTACAAGATTGATCGGGGTTGGACAACCTGTTACTTTTAGTATGATACGCGACCCTTGGAATGTACATCAAGGCGATAAGATCTTTATTGAACTTATTGGAAATGGATTCCGAATCCGCTATTATGGAATTGCCATGAAAAACGCTGTTATAGGAGACATATTAAAAGTAAAATTACCATCTGGAAAATTTATTCAAGGAATTTTAAATTCAGATAACATGTTAGTTTTCAATATAAAATAA
- the flgB gene encoding flagellar basal body rod protein FlgB codes for MLDKLERYLNFQKIAMNTFRVRQEILAANIANADTPKYQSRDINFEKILREASNSEEKEKNSIINLNLTSKNHLNRKNIQYFFKNLLYRTPDQPSADQNTVDMNRERINFLENSIKYYASITITNGYIKNMMSVLYKG; via the coding sequence ATGTTAGATAAACTAGAACGATATTTAAATTTTCAAAAAATTGCCATGAATACTTTTCGCGTCAGACAAGAAATATTAGCGGCAAATATAGCTAACGCAGATACTCCAAAATATCAATCACGTGATATCAATTTTGAAAAAATACTGCGTGAAGCTTCAAATTCAGAAGAAAAAGAAAAAAATTCCATAATAAATTTAAATTTAACATCAAAAAATCATCTTAATAGAAAAAATATACAATATTTTTTTAAAAACTTACTTTATCGAACACCTGATCAGCCTTCAGCCGATCAAAATACAGTAGACATGAATCGAGAAAGAATAAATTTTCTTGAAAATAGTATTAAATATTATGCAAGCATTACAATTACAAACGGATATATTAAAAATATGATGTCTGTATTATATAAAGGATAA
- the flgC gene encoding flagellar basal body rod protein FlgC has product MLNILKISGSALFAQSCRINISASNIANSESVDKNGDPYQSKQVIFQLDNNNHKNQIGGVKIKKIINDKKPLKLIYDPHHPKANEYGYVKMSNVNIIEEMVNTISASRSYQANIEVINTARSMILKTLSLGQ; this is encoded by the coding sequence ATGCTAAATATTTTAAAAATTTCTGGATCAGCTTTATTTGCGCAATCTTGCCGAATTAATATAAGCGCGAGTAATATAGCAAATTCAGAAAGTGTTGATAAAAATGGAGATCCATATCAATCTAAACAAGTAATTTTTCAATTAGATAATAATAATCATAAAAATCAAATAGGTGGAGTTAAAATAAAAAAAATTATTAATGATAAAAAACCATTAAAATTAATATATGATCCTCATCATCCAAAAGCTAACGAATATGGATATGTAAAAATGTCAAATGTAAATATAATTGAAGAAATGGTGAATACAATTTCTGCATCTAGAAGTTATCAAGCAAACATTGAAGTCATCAATACAGCGCGTTCAATGATATTAAAAACATTATCTTTAGGACAATAA
- a CDS encoding flagellar hook assembly protein FlgD — MNIPTKQINIQKILDENNIYLDTIHHNRIKKRSIFPEKFSESIKNNFQDDRNFSEIYSIENQKNFDKNSQINNSNLESLTNNFLKMILVQIKNQDPTHPIDNNHLTSQMTQMHTALGIEKLSKIMQEIKNTNNNTQAINLSNWIGHTIMISGNPVVSFEGKKNYGFKLASKADHVILNLTDTSGNSYVENYYNLKPGIYKLNINNNRTVPEIHSSSNEKNNIFRVSFEAFNNNGDRPEIYALKSEKINNIIFKNGQSKLALEKGNLIDVKDVISIE, encoded by the coding sequence ATGAATATTCCAACAAAACAAATCAATATACAAAAAATATTAGACGAAAATAATATTTATTTAGATACAATTCATCATAATCGCATAAAAAAGCGTAGCATTTTCCCAGAAAAATTTTCTGAAAGTATAAAAAATAATTTTCAAGATGATCGAAATTTTTCCGAAATATACAGTATAGAGAATCAAAAAAATTTTGATAAAAATTCTCAAATAAATAACAGTAATCTTGAATCATTAACAAATAATTTTTTAAAAATGATCTTAGTGCAAATAAAAAATCAAGATCCCACACATCCTATAGATAATAATCATTTAACATCACAAATGACACAAATGCACACCGCATTGGGAATAGAAAAATTAAGCAAAATTATGCAAGAAATAAAAAATACAAACAATAATACTCAAGCAATTAATTTATCCAATTGGATTGGACATACAATTATGATTTCCGGGAATCCAGTAGTATCATTCGAAGGTAAAAAAAATTACGGATTTAAACTCGCTTCGAAAGCCGATCACGTGATCTTGAATTTAACAGATACATCAGGAAATTCATATGTAGAAAATTATTACAATTTAAAACCTGGGATTTATAAATTAAATATTAATAACAATCGTACTGTTCCAGAAATACATTCCAGTAGTAATGAAAAAAATAATATATTTAGAGTCAGTTTTGAAGCATTTAATAACAATGGAGATCGTCCGGAAATTTATGCGTTAAAATCCGAAAAAATTAATAACATCATTTTTAAAAATGGTCAGTCTAAATTAGCTTTAGAAAAAGGAAATTTAATCGACGTTAAAGATGTCATTTCTATTGAATAA
- the flgE gene encoding flagellar hook protein FlgE — translation MSFSQGINGINSASQALDVIGNNIANSQTVGFKSSAISFSDIFSGAIGLGSQTSGITQNFENGSMLSSAKNLDLAISGNGFFRLSDNGGQVYFTRNGEFKLNSNKQIVNFQNKFLTGYQATGNPPSISTGSPIENIFLPDDSMYPMASTKGSIQGNLKSNDVPPKIEQFQFNNPDSYNFTSQLEAYDSLGKKHIIKIFYVKNKEDGNWTVNGYDETAPIMNGQNIDIKSVSISFDENGNLKKSGEIYPQLTIPSSSINGSKAFEVTISMNQLIQQESENKIYNQKIDGYGVGKFIDYTISNSGKIIANYSNGQTQLIAQIVMANFTNPSGLKSTGENCWIETEESGAATLGTSESGGFGQILGKKLESSNVDISNELVKMMIQQSNYQSNAQTIKTQDQLLQVLVNMR, via the coding sequence ATGAGTTTTTCTCAAGGTATCAACGGAATTAATTCAGCATCACAAGCTCTAGATGTTATTGGAAATAATATTGCAAATTCTCAAACAGTAGGTTTCAAGTCTTCCGCTATATCATTTTCTGATATATTTTCAGGCGCAATTGGATTAGGTTCACAAACATCTGGTATAACACAAAATTTCGAGAATGGATCAATGTTATCCAGTGCAAAAAATTTAGATCTTGCGATTTCTGGAAATGGATTTTTTCGATTATCAGATAATGGAGGTCAAGTTTATTTTACTAGAAATGGAGAATTTAAATTAAATTCTAACAAACAAATTGTTAATTTTCAAAATAAGTTTCTTACAGGATATCAAGCAACAGGTAATCCTCCCTCCATTAGCACGGGATCTCCTATAGAAAATATTTTTTTACCAGACGATTCAATGTATCCTATGGCTTCTACAAAAGGCAGCATTCAAGGAAACTTAAAATCAAATGATGTACCTCCAAAAATAGAACAATTTCAATTTAATAATCCAGACAGCTACAACTTCACTAGTCAGTTAGAAGCTTATGATAGTCTAGGAAAAAAACATATTATTAAGATTTTTTATGTAAAAAATAAAGAAGACGGTAATTGGACAGTGAACGGATACGACGAAACAGCGCCAATTATGAACGGACAAAACATTGACATTAAATCTGTTTCAATTTCATTTGATGAAAATGGAAATTTAAAAAAATCTGGAGAAATTTATCCACAACTTACCATACCAAGTTCGAGTATTAATGGATCTAAAGCATTCGAAGTAACAATATCCATGAATCAGTTAATTCAGCAAGAATCCGAAAATAAAATTTATAATCAAAAAATTGACGGATACGGAGTAGGAAAATTTATTGACTATACAATAAGTAATTCCGGTAAAATAATTGCTAATTATAGTAATGGACAAACTCAACTAATTGCACAAATAGTAATGGCAAACTTTACTAATCCATCTGGATTAAAATCAACTGGGGAAAATTGCTGGATAGAGACCGAAGAATCAGGAGCTGCAACACTTGGAACTTCTGAATCTGGAGGCTTTGGTCAAATTTTAGGAAAAAAATTAGAATCTTCAAATGTAGATATAAGTAATGAATTAGTAAAGATGATGATACAGCAAAGCAATTATCAATCTAATGCTCAAACAATAAAAACACAAGATCAACTATTACAAGTTTTAGTAAATATGAGGTAA
- a CDS encoding flagellar basal body rod protein FlgF, which translates to MDRAIYTMMNAAISESERHSITANNLSNASTSGFRAQIPTAKSIPIQGPTLSTRTLSIATTPMHSSAPGPIYYSGNNLDVAIMNDGWLTVQLKNGTEGYTKNGNITINEEGKLKVKNYPLLSSEGSEIEIPPGASLTISNDGVISVLGAGDSPKSIVSIGKLKLVKAKPNEFYLNNNGIFMTYKNKKLTEDTSVKLISGAFEESNVQTIDAIIKIINNARNFEINMKIINDINENSRLSNQILSFNQA; encoded by the coding sequence ATGGATCGTGCAATTTATACAATGATGAATGCGGCTATTTCAGAGTCTGAACGTCATAGTATTACAGCAAATAATTTATCTAATGCTTCGACATCCGGATTTCGTGCACAAATTCCAACTGCAAAATCAATTCCTATACAAGGTCCTACGCTATCCACAAGGACCTTATCAATCGCCACTACACCAATGCACAGTAGTGCACCAGGACCTATATATTATAGCGGTAATAATTTAGACGTAGCAATTATGAATGATGGATGGTTAACAGTACAATTAAAAAATGGAACTGAAGGATATACTAAAAATGGAAACATTACAATCAACGAAGAAGGAAAATTAAAAGTCAAAAATTATCCACTACTCAGTTCTGAAGGTAGCGAAATAGAAATACCGCCGGGTGCTTCATTAACAATTAGTAATGATGGCGTTATTTCTGTACTTGGTGCAGGAGATTCACCAAAATCAATAGTATCTATTGGAAAATTGAAATTAGTAAAAGCAAAACCAAATGAATTTTATTTAAATAATAATGGAATATTTATGACTTATAAAAATAAAAAACTTACCGAAGATACATCAGTAAAATTAATTTCGGGTGCTTTTGAAGAGAGCAATGTTCAAACAATAGATGCTATAATAAAAATAATAAATAATGCTAGAAATTTTGAAATTAATATGAAAATTATAAATGATATTAATGAAAATTCTCGTTTATCTAATCAAATATTATCGTTTAATCAAGCATAA
- the flgG gene encoding flagellar basal-body rod protein FlgG yields MIRSLTIAKTGLEAQQTNIDIISNNIANVSTNGFKRHRAIFEDLLYQTIRQPGSKSSEQTVLPSGLQIGTGVRPSAALRIHLQGGLTNTGNETDLAIEGQGFFQILMSDGTNMYTRDGSFQLDQYGQLVTSNGYPIQPSITIPSGASNVSISRDGIVSVTVPGQTQPQEVGQITLSTFANISGLENVGENLYRETQSSGSPIDNAPGINGAGSLKQKFVENSNVNIAEELITMIQAQRAYELNSKVISTSDQMLQRLSQI; encoded by the coding sequence ATGATTCGTTCTTTAACAATTGCTAAAACTGGATTAGAAGCACAGCAAACAAATATCGATATAATTTCAAATAACATTGCTAATGTTTCTACAAACGGTTTTAAAAGACATAGAGCAATATTTGAAGATTTATTATATCAAACAATCAGACAACCAGGATCAAAATCTTCCGAACAGACAGTATTACCTTCAGGTTTACAAATAGGTACAGGAGTACGTCCGTCCGCTGCTCTTCGAATACATTTGCAAGGTGGATTAACTAATACAGGAAATGAAACAGATCTCGCTATAGAAGGTCAAGGATTTTTCCAAATATTAATGTCAGATGGAACCAATATGTACACCCGAGATGGATCATTTCAATTAGATCAATACGGCCAGTTAGTAACTTCTAACGGATATCCTATTCAACCATCTATTACAATACCTAGTGGAGCATCTAATGTATCTATTAGTAGAGACGGCATAGTAAGTGTTACCGTACCAGGTCAAACACAACCTCAAGAAGTAGGACAAATTACACTTTCTACTTTTGCTAATATATCTGGATTAGAAAACGTAGGAGAAAATCTTTATCGAGAAACTCAATCTTCTGGATCACCTATAGATAATGCTCCTGGAATTAATGGAGCAGGATCTTTAAAACAAAAATTTGTAGAAAATTCTAATGTTAACATTGCAGAAGAATTAATTACTATGATTCAAGCACAGCGTGCTTACGAATTAAATAGTAAAGTAATCTCCACATCTGACCAAATGTTGCAACGTTTATCTCAAATATAA
- a CDS encoding flagellar basal body L-ring protein FlgH: protein MHESRYFTIALLILLGGCSTPRNQSLIEGSTTITPNPPLPNFVNGTIFQPENNINYGYQPLFEDRRPRNIGDILTVLLQENVSASKSTSTNASRKGNTNLDISALPNILNGIMGNNRLTTDVNGNNVFNGKGGAEANNTFHGTITVTVMEILTNGNLRVAGEKKIAINQGTESIRFSGIVNPKTIDHNNQVISTLISDSKIEYIGDGYIHEAQKMGWLQRLFLKYLPF, encoded by the coding sequence ATGCACGAATCACGCTATTTTACAATAGCTCTCCTAATCCTCCTAGGAGGATGTTCTACACCGCGCAATCAATCTTTAATAGAAGGATCTACAACTATCACTCCTAATCCACCATTACCTAATTTTGTGAATGGAACAATTTTTCAGCCAGAAAATAATATCAATTATGGATACCAGCCTCTTTTTGAAGATAGACGACCTCGTAATATTGGAGATATTCTGACTGTATTATTGCAGGAAAATGTCAGTGCAAGCAAAAGTACTTCAACAAATGCTAGCCGAAAAGGAAACACAAATTTAGATATTAGCGCTTTACCAAATATACTTAATGGCATTATGGGAAATAATCGATTGACTACAGACGTTAACGGAAATAATGTTTTTAATGGAAAAGGTGGAGCTGAAGCTAACAATACATTTCATGGCACTATTACAGTAACAGTCATGGAAATTTTAACAAATGGAAATCTACGTGTTGCTGGAGAAAAAAAAATTGCAATTAATCAAGGAACAGAATCTATCCGATTTTCTGGAATTGTTAATCCAAAAACAATTGATCATAATAATCAAGTTATATCTACTTTAATTTCTGATTCTAAAATAGAATACATCGGCGATGGATACATTCATGAAGCGCAAAAAATGGGATGGTTACAAAGATTGTTTTTAAAATATTTGCCATTTTAA
- a CDS encoding flagellar basal body P-ring protein FlgI produces the protein MKPFLIKITILIAYITYINSSYAERIRDLTTVVGIRDNVLIGYGLVVGLDGTGDQTTQTPFTVQSLRNMLSQLGVTVPSGINMQLKNIAAVMVTAKLPPFANIGQKIDVIVSSLGSAKSLRGGTLLMTPLKGVDNQVYAFAQGNILISGFGAQSGGNNTQVNQLNGGRIHEGAIIEKSIKIDFNNKETITLQLNNNDFSLAQQISDAINTYFGKKSAYPIDSKTIQVLLSRNNKMEKIEFLARLQNIPIMLGPADAIIVINSRTGSVVINREVVLNNCAVAHGELTVEIKKTNKVNQPNTILGGGNTVITPETEILIKNQGDSLQEISSSTSLNAVIASLNSIGAKPNDLMAILESMKSAGCLNAKIEVN, from the coding sequence ATGAAACCTTTTTTAATTAAGATAACAATCTTAATTGCATATATAACTTATATTAATAGTAGTTATGCAGAACGTATTAGGGATCTTACTACTGTTGTAGGGATTAGAGATAATGTATTAATTGGATATGGACTTGTTGTTGGTTTAGATGGTACTGGTGATCAAACTACACAAACTCCATTTACAGTTCAAAGTCTAAGAAATATGTTATCTCAATTAGGAGTCACTGTTCCATCGGGAATTAACATGCAACTTAAGAATATAGCTGCAGTTATGGTAACTGCAAAACTACCTCCTTTTGCAAATATTGGTCAAAAAATAGACGTCATAGTATCATCATTAGGAAGTGCGAAAAGCTTAAGAGGCGGAACACTATTGATGACTCCTTTAAAAGGAGTAGACAATCAAGTATATGCTTTTGCACAGGGAAATATTTTAATATCTGGTTTTGGAGCGCAATCAGGAGGAAATAATACACAAGTGAATCAATTAAATGGTGGTAGAATTCACGAAGGAGCAATTATAGAAAAATCAATAAAAATAGATTTTAACAATAAAGAAACAATTACATTACAATTAAATAATAATGATTTTTCTTTAGCACAACAAATTAGTGATGCAATTAACACTTATTTTGGGAAAAAAAGTGCGTATCCGATAGATAGTAAAACTATTCAAGTTTTACTATCTCGCAACAATAAGATGGAAAAAATAGAATTTCTTGCACGTTTACAAAATATTCCAATTATGCTTGGACCTGCAGATGCTATTATAGTGATTAATTCGCGAACTGGATCTGTAGTTATTAATCGTGAAGTCGTATTAAATAACTGCGCTGTAGCTCATGGCGAATTAACAGTAGAAATTAAAAAAACTAATAAAGTCAATCAACCTAATACAATTTTAGGTGGCGGCAATACTGTTATAACTCCAGAAACAGAAATTTTAATTAAAAATCAAGGCGATTCTTTACAAGAAATTTCTTCCAGCACAAGTTTAAATGCTGTAATTGCATCTCTTAATAGCATTGGTGCTAAGCCCAATGATTTAATGGCTATTTTAGAATCTATGAAATCTGCTGGATGTTTAAATGCTAAAATTGAGGTAAATTAA
- a CDS encoding rod-binding protein — translation MNHLLSVENTNCNFLNQSDLIYQKNLNKLESASSEQMESLFVNLMIKSMRSTHLEKNLLNNEQIMLYQSIYDQMLSDKISQKSIGLKNFFNKYFFQKL, via the coding sequence ATGAATCATCTTCTATCTGTAGAAAACACTAACTGTAATTTTTTGAATCAATCCGATTTAATTTATCAAAAAAATTTAAATAAACTAGAAAGCGCTTCTTCTGAACAAATGGAAAGCTTATTTGTAAATTTGATGATAAAAAGTATGCGTTCTACACATTTAGAAAAAAATCTATTAAATAACGAACAAATTATGTTATATCAATCGATATACGATCAGATGCTATCTGATAAAATTAGTCAAAAAAGCATAGGATTAAAAAATTTTTTTAACAAATACTTTTTCCAAAAATTATAA
- the flgK gene encoding flagellar hook-associated protein FlgK, protein MFNLYHIAGNSLKYGELALSVAENNISNANNTQYHREQLINTAMEGKNVAKGFIGNGIEITNISRIYDEASNEKIRHTNSALYALYAKSNKLKNLDNFFSNNIENFSKQLDNVFSSLESIAQQPDNNIYRTNIVLEFESLVNQFNNIGNQLNKIQSNTSEEIYSVINTINNLSSELKNINYLIANSNHNQVSLNLLDKRDSLLEELSKKIGIIVHLNEKGSTHITLENGFTLLDNTQSYPLIYEKDNNQNIIISYLNDAKTQKEKVQINFNTISSGEIGGLISFYNYNIPILKEKINQNIFYLSQEFNKINREGYDLNRNKGKDIFSYQQLNSVQSKFNTGNAKISNLDIKDSNISALRYNLLYQSDHWVIFKLVNGKETKVNYETDQKNLKNEILFDNISVHLDGIPNNGDQFQISSLMNISDSIKLNLNDGNLLSASDNNLSYNNNVNALKLLEIQNIKLFNNSTFTENYADFMSYIGQITKKIQNVKDSQEKINNQLHLEHENKIGINLQEEYIYIELYRQYYYANIQLIKIASSLFESLLGIVSK, encoded by the coding sequence ATGTTTAATCTATACCACATCGCTGGAAATTCATTGAAATACGGCGAACTAGCATTAAGTGTTGCTGAAAACAACATATCTAATGCTAATAATACTCAATATCATCGAGAACAGTTGATAAATACAGCTATGGAAGGCAAAAACGTTGCAAAAGGATTCATTGGAAACGGAATAGAAATTACAAATATTTCTAGAATATACGACGAAGCAAGTAACGAAAAAATTCGACATACTAACAGTGCTTTATATGCACTTTATGCTAAAAGCAATAAACTAAAAAATTTGGACAATTTTTTTAGCAATAATATCGAAAATTTTTCAAAACAGTTAGATAACGTTTTTAGTTCATTAGAATCTATTGCTCAACAACCCGACAATAATATTTATCGTACTAATATAGTGTTAGAATTTGAATCTCTTGTAAACCAATTTAATAATATAGGAAATCAATTAAATAAAATTCAATCTAATACATCCGAAGAGATTTATTCTGTTATTAATACAATTAACAATTTATCTAGTGAATTAAAAAATATTAACTACTTAATTGCTAATTCAAATCATAATCAAGTATCTTTAAATTTATTAGATAAAAGAGATTCTCTTCTCGAAGAACTTAGTAAAAAGATAGGAATTATAGTTCATTTAAATGAAAAAGGATCAACTCATATTACTTTAGAAAATGGATTTACTTTATTAGATAATACTCAATCTTACCCTTTAATATATGAAAAAGATAACAATCAAAATATAATTATTTCATATTTAAATGATGCAAAAACTCAGAAAGAAAAAGTACAAATTAATTTTAATACTATTAGTTCAGGAGAAATTGGAGGTTTAATATCATTTTACAATTATAATATACCTATATTAAAAGAAAAAATTAATCAAAATATCTTTTATTTGTCTCAGGAATTCAATAAAATAAATCGAGAAGGATATGATTTAAATCGAAATAAAGGAAAAGATATATTTTCATATCAACAATTGAATTCAGTACAAAGCAAATTTAATACTGGAAATGCGAAAATTTCTAACCTAGATATAAAAGACTCTAATATTTCTGCTTTAAGATACAACTTACTATATCAATCTGATCACTGGGTTATATTTAAACTCGTTAACGGAAAAGAAACGAAGGTTAATTATGAAACAGATCAAAAAAATCTTAAAAATGAAATTCTTTTTGACAATATTTCTGTACATTTAGATGGCATTCCAAACAATGGCGATCAATTTCAAATTAGTTCTCTTATGAATATTTCAGATAGTATTAAATTAAATTTAAATGATGGAAATTTATTATCTGCTTCAGATAATAATCTCAGTTACAATAATAATGTTAATGCTTTAAAACTTTTAGAAATTCAAAATATAAAATTATTTAATAATTCAACTTTTACAGAAAACTACGCTGATTTTATGTCTTATATAGGCCAAATCACTAAAAAAATACAAAATGTAAAAGATTCTCAAGAAAAAATTAACAATCAATTACATTTGGAACACGAAAATAAGATTGGAATTAACTTGCAAGAAGAATATATTTATATAGAATTATATCGCCAATATTATTACGCTAATATTCAATTAATTAAAATCGCTTCTTCTCTATTCGAATCTTTATTAGGAATAGTAAGTAAATAG
- the flgL gene encoding flagellar hook-associated protein FlgL — MTLSTYSLYKNCSNNITYSTSQFHRLTSYFNSGKRVCNASDNPSAISKNIINQNRLYKLNRFNQTRNYIKSFLSKECSILQDISNTLSVIGVKVVSIQKTLGDPTILIEELKSLKNELIMLANSTDENQNYIFSGDQCNQAPFNSNNQENYQGGEKCLQLKISENWQIDIGHIGSEIFIKNEKENLFQKLDALINELSQYALKKIKNEKSQEINIELPYDLINQTKILIQKTENQVFSAQVKSGNYLTKLDDLEKSATSDIEKINEYTQNILGQTHNELIRMASELQFSKVIVESSMQVFQIMKNMSLFNGVI; from the coding sequence ATGACTTTAAGCACGTATTCTTTATATAAAAATTGCTCAAATAACATTACATATTCTACATCTCAGTTTCATAGACTGACATCTTATTTTAATTCGGGAAAACGCGTATGCAATGCTTCAGATAATCCTAGTGCTATATCAAAAAATATAATAAATCAAAATAGATTATATAAATTAAATAGATTTAATCAAACTCGAAACTACATAAAATCTTTCTTATCTAAAGAATGTAGTATATTACAAGATATTAGTAATACTTTAAGCGTTATAGGAGTAAAAGTTGTTAGTATTCAAAAAACTTTAGGAGATCCTACAATTTTAATTGAAGAATTAAAAAGCTTAAAAAATGAACTTATTATGCTTGCCAATAGCACAGATGAAAATCAAAATTATATTTTTTCTGGAGATCAATGTAATCAAGCACCTTTTAATAGTAATAATCAAGAAAATTATCAAGGCGGAGAAAAATGCTTACAATTAAAAATTTCTGAAAATTGGCAAATAGATATAGGACATATAGGCAGCGAAATATTCATAAAAAATGAAAAAGAAAATTTATTTCAAAAATTAGATGCTTTAATCAATGAATTATCACAATATGCATTAAAAAAAATAAAAAATGAAAAATCTCAAGAAATTAATATAGAATTACCGTATGATTTGATAAATCAAACAAAAATATTAATTCAAAAAACTGAAAATCAGGTATTTTCTGCTCAAGTAAAATCTGGTAATTATTTAACAAAATTAGATGACTTAGAAAAGTCTGCAACATCAGATATAGAAAAAATAAATGAATATACGCAAAATATTCTAGGTCAAACACATAACGAACTAATTCGTATGGCTTCCGAATTACAATTTTCTAAAGTAATTGTAGAATCTTCTATGCAAGTTTTTCAAATTATGAAAAATATGTCTTTGTTTAATGGAGTGATATAA